One Nicotiana sylvestris chromosome 12, ASM39365v2, whole genome shotgun sequence genomic window carries:
- the LOC104227694 gene encoding AT-hook motif nuclear-localized protein 24-like encodes MDPSNNSLPPPFHTRNFNLQHHHQQQQQHHLQFQHNSEDEQSGTSGLNMSGQKRDREDNNDNNNNNNSNAEESNDELGANGTNRDGEFNRRPRGRPAGSKNKPKAPIIITRDSANALRTHVMEIADGCDIMESVSNFSRRRQRGVCIMSGTGNVTNVNLRQPASPGATATLHGRFEILSLAGSFLPPPAPAAASGLTIYLAGGQGQVVGGCVVGALMASGPVVIMAASFSNAAYERLPLEEDDSNSLPPQGGSLGSPRAIAPGGQQQQQQQQLLTDPSLFHGMPPNLLNNVQLPSEAYWATGRPPF; translated from the exons ATGGATCCATCGAACAATTCGCTTCCACCGCCTTTCCATACGAGAAATTTTAACTTACAACACCACcaccaacagcagcagcaacaccaCCTTCAATTCCAACACAACTCAGAAGATGAACAAAGTGGAACAAGTGGCCTAAACATGTCCGGGCAAAAGAGAGATCGCGAAgacaacaacgacaacaacaacaataataattccAATGCCGAGGAATCAAACGACGAATTAGGTGCTAATGGAACCAATAGAGATGGAGAGTTCAATAGAAGGCCTAGAGGTAGACCTGCTGGATCCAAAAATAAACCTAAGGCACCAATTATCATTACTAGAGATAGTGCAAATGCCCTTAGAACTCATGTAATGGAAATTGCAGATGGTTGTGATATTATGGAAAGTGTTTCAAATTTTTCAAGAAGACGTCAAAGAGGGGTTTGTATTATGAGTGGAACAGGCAATGTTACTAATGTAAACCTAAGACAACCAGCTTCACCAG GTGCGACTGCAACCCTACATGGGCGTTTCGAGATTTTATCCTTAGCCGGATCATTTCTACCACCACCAGCACCAGCAGCAGCGTCAGGATTGACTATATATTTAGCCGGCGGACAAGGGCAAGTGGTGGGAGGTTGTGTGGTTGGGGCACTAATGGCATCCGGTCCGGTTGTGATTATGGCAGCTTCGTTTAGCAATGCAGCTTATGAAAGACTTCCACTAGAGGAGGATGATTCGAATTCGCTTCCTCCTCAAGGAGGTTCACTAGGTTCTCCTCGAGCTATTGCTCCAGGaggacaacagcaacaacaacaacaacaattattaACTGACCCGTCGTTGTTTCATGGAATGCCACCCAACCTTCTCAACAATGTTCAGTTACCTTCTGAGGCTTATTGGGCAACTGGTCGACCTCCATTCTAA